Below is a genomic region from Chitinivorax sp. B.
AAGGTCGCCGCCGCATATTCACCTTCGGATCGATGCAACAAGGACTGTACCCAGCAACAATGCAATTCGATATCAGGCTCTGCAGATTGATCGATTAATTGCCGCGCACGATGTAAGTGCCGTTTGGCAGGCTCAGCCTGATCGCGCTCTGCAAAGGTATGGGCGGCTACCACGTGGTAAAACGCATACATGGCAGAATCAATACTGCCTGGCAGATCCATTCCAAGCAGTGGACGAATCGCTTCAAATGCCCCCTCTGCATCCCCCGTGGCCAAGTAGGACAACGCTAGATTCGCAGCTACCAATGGCACCAAAAAGGGGTGTGCATCCAATTGCAGCAATTCACTCGCCTCTCGCTGTAGCAACAAGGACTCTTGCGGGTTACCAGCACACAATTGCATATACCCAATGTTCGACAGCAACATGGCACGTTCTGGTGCCGCCCCCTGTAAACGACCGATACTCAAGGCACGATACAAGCATCGCATTGCGGCCAGATCATCACCTTTTCTAAGGTAGACGACACCCAACGCATTGTATAAGCGCATCAAGTCCAATGGCATGAGTGCAGGGTGATGCGGCTCCAGAATCGGCAAATACCAATGCAATGCCTCTTCGTACAGTCCGGCCTTGGAAAGACGCATTCCCTCCCAAAAGCGTAATAGTGCATCGAGTCGCGGGTCATCAAGTGTCGCCTGCGCAGTTCTTGCAGCACCCACATAATATTCGCCATCAGTAATACCACGCTGCCTCAAGTGGCAATAACCCAAAATCAGATTGGCATAGGCCTGACCACTGACGTCACTTGCAACAGTTGCCATGGCAAGTGCTTTCTCCGCCAATTGGCGGGATCTTGCGGGATCAGAATAGTTCACCTGCCATGCATCCAGATTCAGCAAGGCAATATCAGAGACAGAGACCATGAATTCAATGAGCAGTTTAGGGAGTCAACCAGTAGCCGCAACCACCTGCAGCCTGATAAATTACAGAATCAGAATAGGCCCGTGAGCCAATTATGGGTGAATCAAACCACCGGTTTCCATATCAGCAAATCTGCTACCAAACGTATCCTCTTCATTTGGCGCCGCCAGCAATATATTCGAAAACTTGGATATGATTCATCTTATACTAGTATTCAAAGCAACCAAGGCGATTGAACGCGAACTGCCGACATCCGTCAATAACAAGTTGCAATGAAATCAGCCATTGGTATTTACCCAAACAAAAGGGGGAATGCGAATGTTGTATAATTACGCCAAACTGTCGCGTTCCCTGCCATGATCTGTAATCCATACGAAATTATCATTCAAGGTATTACCTCTAACGGCCGCACGTTTCGCCCAAGCGATTGGGCTGAACGCCTGTCTGGCATCCTTTCAACCTTTGGTCATGACCAGAAGATGTCGTACCACCCGTACGTTCGTCCACTGACACTGGAAAACGTTCGCTGCGTTGCAGTGGACAAGAAACTGGAGCAGATTGACCCAAACGTCTACAACTTCCTGATGAGCTTTGCAAAAGATAACGACTTGCGCGTTGTCGATTGCAGACAATTGATCGAAGAAGTGTATCCCAACAAGTTTTTGTAGTTTCACTACTGCAGGGCGTCAGCGCTTGCGCACCAGGCACCCGCTGACTTTACTCCACCGGCTTTACACACATCACACGTGAACAGCCGGTCGCCAAATACCTCTGGCAACAAGACAACACATCAGCCAGCCCATCAAACTGATTTTAGGAGCTGCTCATTTCCCCAAAGTGCCATGCCCACACCGTCAGCTATTAGGTACCACCACGTTGATACAACCCTGCCAGTATACGAGTGCACACTCAAATACAAGCATTAAAAAATGGAGGAAAAGTACTAGGAGGCGGCAAGCCAGTCCAATACTGGCTGCCATTGGTCGCGATCACGCTGATACCGCGGAGTGTCATAAATTGTCATTCCCTGACTAGCCAACTGTACGTAAGCCTGTGTCTCACGCAAATAGGTCAAAACAGGCAAATCGAATCCAGATAGAAACTGCTCCAACTGCTGTGCTGCCCTCGTACGAGCATCAACACGCATACCAATGACCGCAATCGATGCACCTTGTTTTCGGATAACTTTCTCAGCCGCTAACGCTGCAAAAAATGCTTCGCTGGCCCACATATCGAATGCTGACGGCAAAACAGGCACCAAAATGCGATTGACCTTCTTCAATACGGCATCCAGTTTCTTGCCATGCAATCCAGCCGGGCTATCAAGAACTACCCGCCGAACGCCTTTAGGAGGTTTGGCCACCTCGCCAGACTCGATCACCCATCCTTCAATTGGCGGTAGATTCGCCGGACGCGCAGCCAACCAGTGGCGAGTTGACTGTTGGCGATCAATGTCACCCAACATAACACCCTGACCTTGCCATGCGAAATAACCAGCCAGATTGGTCGCCAATGTCGATTTACCAGACCCACCCTTGGGGTTCGCGATCAATATCGACAGCAAAGGCACCATTGTCAGAGCTTCCGACGCTCAAAGACTGCTTGTGCCAAAGTACCCGGATCAACATACTCCAGCTCACCACCAACCGGCAGCCCCCTGGCAATACGAGTCACTGACAAGCCACGTGATTTAAGCATCTCTGCAATATAATGGGCCGTTGCCTCACCCTCAACAGTAAAGTTGGTAGATAGGATAACCTCCCTCACCACACCATCTTGAGCCCGCACTAGCAACCGATCCAAATTCACATCACGCGGCCCGACACCATCCAGTGGACTCAAACGACCCAGCAAGACGAAATACAAGCCCTGATAACACATGGCTTGCTCCATCATCAGCAGATCAGCAGGCATCTCGACGACACACAGCTGCGTTACATCCCGATCGGGATCCGCACATAGATTGCACAGCTCCGCCTCGGTAAAAGTATTGCAACGTGCACAATGTTGCAGACGGCTCAGGGCATTATCCAAAGCGCTGGACAGCCGCTGAGCCCCCTTCTGATCCCGTTGCATCAGATGATATGCCATGCGCTGGGCCGACTTGGGGCCAACACCTGGGAGCACCCGTAAGGCATCTACCAATTGATCAAGGCTGGA
It encodes:
- a CDS encoding tetratricopeptide repeat-containing diguanylate cyclase produces the protein MVSVSDIALLNLDAWQVNYSDPARSRQLAEKALAMATVASDVSGQAYANLILGYCHLRQRGITDGEYYVGAARTAQATLDDPRLDALLRFWEGMRLSKAGLYEEALHWYLPILEPHHPALMPLDLMRLYNALGVVYLRKGDDLAAMRCLYRALSIGRLQGAAPERAMLLSNIGYMQLCAGNPQESLLLQREASELLQLDAHPFLVPLVAANLALSYLATGDAEGAFEAIRPLLGMDLPGSIDSAMYAFYHVVAAHTFAERDQAEPAKRHLHRARQLIDQSAEPDIELHCCWVQSLLHRSEGEYAAATLQLQMATQRFSMVKERFYVEHILREMANSHAREGHFQQAFDTLLTYQAMVEQTSRIAERAKLQTLQTLHELERVETQRDDALEAMQRTDAANRELLRLNHELERRMEEIEQLQQALKEQALRDPLTNLYNRRHLQEELPAVLHLAERQQYPVSVALIDVDHFKAINDGYGHALGDEVLVMLGQVLKSSVRGSDFACRYGGEEFCIVFPGATAQDAAQRLESMLVMVRSAHVQCDGKTLAGIGFSAGVAEYPFHALTQQALLNLADSALYQAKQTGRGRVLVCGVDGISIVGTLNAQNGLP
- a CDS encoding AAA family ATPase — its product is MVPLLSILIANPKGGSGKSTLATNLAGYFAWQGQGVMLGDIDRQQSTRHWLAARPANLPPIEGWVIESGEVAKPPKGVRRVVLDSPAGLHGKKLDAVLKKVNRILVPVLPSAFDMWASEAFFAALAAEKVIRKQGASIAVIGMRVDARTRAAQQLEQFLSGFDLPVLTYLRETQAYVQLASQGMTIYDTPRYQRDRDQWQPVLDWLAAS
- the recR gene encoding recombination mediator RecR; this translates as MKTPSSLDQLVDALRVLPGVGPKSAQRMAYHLMQRDQKGAQRLSSALDNALSRLQHCARCNTFTEAELCNLCADPDRDVTQLCVVEMPADLLMMEQAMCYQGLYFVLLGRLSPLDGVGPRDVNLDRLLVRAQDGVVREVILSTNFTVEGEATAHYIAEMLKSRGLSVTRIARGLPVGGELEYVDPGTLAQAVFERRKL